A genomic segment from Lignipirellula cremea encodes:
- a CDS encoding IS66 family transposase produces the protein MSIDRLIDVIASQQRRIDELEKQLKELKGKSPTERLDQAYSEKAEQQRQAKTGRRKRKRKQAGRNKTADKIKQAKRTERVLPAQTRLDDCSFSHTRVAWRVENGRAVLVAYEIYRCGNRFGKPAGLLGRSEFGIEIFVAIAYQVYCVGLSIDKACKLLSFFQQLNLKKSQADALLNQLARAWESEFDSLCTLLAHSAVVHTDETSWSINSVWAFLTDKLTVLFYGVHKDGDTLARILDKQTFAGVLISDDAAVYRDFSKSQKCWAHLIRKAIKLTLQDPESAVYRNFADRVLEIYRTAKRIKADRRLSDSTRLARVAELDDELLHLCCARWIDDDVSGGEIENDYRRLCDEIMRLMLNQELFLFVTEPAADGNNNAAERQLRDDATARKTCRTSKTPRGAKRRSVISSVLQSIGKQLDRFTLEAVIAEAARWLEEGESCFARQVESRGLGPPGTLSYGDETSLLDQVILAADA, from the coding sequence TTGTCGATCGACAGGTTGATCGATGTCATCGCCTCGCAGCAACGACGGATTGATGAGCTTGAGAAACAACTCAAAGAACTCAAGGGGAAGAGTCCGACTGAACGTCTCGATCAAGCTTATAGCGAAAAGGCGGAGCAACAACGCCAAGCCAAGACCGGCAGACGGAAACGAAAACGCAAGCAAGCCGGGCGAAACAAGACGGCTGACAAAATCAAACAGGCCAAGCGAACCGAAAGAGTCTTGCCGGCCCAGACTCGCCTGGACGACTGCTCGTTTTCGCACACCCGCGTCGCGTGGCGGGTGGAGAATGGCCGGGCGGTGCTGGTCGCCTATGAGATTTATCGGTGCGGCAATCGCTTCGGAAAGCCCGCCGGACTGCTCGGCCGCAGCGAGTTCGGCATCGAAATCTTCGTCGCCATCGCCTACCAGGTCTACTGTGTCGGGCTGTCGATCGACAAAGCCTGTAAATTGCTCTCCTTCTTTCAGCAGTTGAATCTGAAAAAGAGCCAGGCAGACGCCTTGCTCAACCAACTTGCCCGAGCCTGGGAAAGTGAATTCGATTCGCTCTGCACGCTGCTGGCCCACAGTGCGGTGGTCCACACCGATGAAACGTCCTGGAGCATCAACAGCGTGTGGGCTTTCTTGACTGACAAGCTCACCGTGTTGTTTTACGGCGTTCACAAAGACGGCGATACGTTGGCCCGGATTCTCGACAAGCAGACGTTTGCCGGCGTTCTGATCAGCGATGACGCGGCCGTCTACCGGGACTTCAGCAAGTCGCAGAAATGCTGGGCGCACCTGATTCGCAAGGCGATCAAGCTGACGCTTCAAGATCCCGAGAGCGCCGTTTATCGCAACTTTGCCGACCGTGTGCTGGAGATCTATCGCACGGCCAAGCGGATCAAAGCGGATCGGCGTCTGAGCGATTCGACCCGTTTGGCTCGTGTCGCCGAGTTGGACGACGAACTGCTGCACTTGTGCTGCGCGCGATGGATTGATGACGACGTCAGCGGCGGCGAGATCGAAAACGACTACCGGCGTCTGTGCGATGAAATTATGCGATTGATGCTGAACCAAGAACTCTTCTTGTTTGTGACCGAACCGGCTGCCGACGGCAACAACAACGCGGCCGAACGTCAGCTACGCGACGACGCGACGGCCCGCAAAACGTGTCGCACGAGCAAGACGCCCCGTGGCGCGAAGCGTCGCAGTGTGATCTCCAGCGTGCTGCAGAGCATCGGCAAGCAGCTTGATCGCTTCACGCTTGAAGCGGTCATCGCCGAAGCGGCGAGGTGGCTGGAGGAGGGGGAAAGCTGCTTCGCCCGACAAGTCGAATCCCGCGGCCTTGGACCGCCAGGAACTCTCTCCTACGGCGACGAAACGAGCCTGCTCGACCAAGTCATCTTAGCCGCGGACGCCTAA
- a CDS encoding CHAT domain-containing protein has product MKIVTFVSLLLVCGLLSATLYAQSATQGVLVQVRGDRLEVTPLNDQILGAPHAGSGLIIWSHEGQERWVSLTDGRPPAVASLVSTGVRSGGVREAGAALVMESRTLDQLLGVSVVRGAVLLTPSPNARLLNGRVTFRRRPSDQGEFPEATAEIVEGNRVVARLAFPQGQQTLKWDDIPGLPGDIQEGLAAGEYVFRYTDGTGATPFVVEDDEVRDWVWERPDELAQLLGSKAEPTYRVVAVEHLLSQLDENQRPLPYLADALDLIEATPEARRTAWMQAARETILARLSSDQKPADQYDASGIEVIDKAQLLIASSRWSEARETLNEIGDTTDLRTLGLAAMYQAVIRAESTAALVAEDLDDAERRFSASILALSTGYPADAFRARVNFGNYLVNRAQNRLYNHAVQAATGVRSPLVHAILDWQAARTQYEAALQLADNLPPRDLAAVQANLARLYALADDLLASLGDSPAEDASSGARKLAQKMASNYAKLASTATSAEPIVRAAAQETFAHLAYRSGDNKQFRRAANQALSSYAEAGSLAGLESCHRSLGLFYQHAKKRKASEPNSKTALTHYRIAALIGEMLRERIDNDQEGMSRAGFFARRAYVNEQLMELLIEQGRYREALGYAELAKARSLQDVLIHNGIHAAAGHEYPLSLDDELDNWPADTVGLEYYLGETNCWVFVVSAAGRVHAERLVGQDGKPLSSSQLIADVHRYLAGTRSQAAKLYKQAMSGEGFDKGWQIDLHQFYQSLMPAKASAAIAGARNLVLVPHHILHYFPFAALVVEVDGSQRGALEMPQPKFLIDTGSDITYAPSLVSWGMLRERSAAPLKSVNAVGIVDFQSATRLPGVEIDLENLHAAFGDRLGPVLEGPSVSETRVRQLLKTTGMLFVATHGMNVADRPLTSFLLCHSDAEDDGRLTAAEIYAADVNAGLVVMSACFSGLADRTPMAGDDLFGLQRAFLRAGANTVVSGLWDVYDGTGPLLMRSFFEKLNDGDTAVSALASAQRDFLAGRRRNGPSDPWIHPYFWAVYTSAGSDTCRLEPANRPE; this is encoded by the coding sequence ATGAAGATTGTCACATTTGTTTCCCTGCTGTTGGTCTGCGGTTTGCTTTCGGCGACGCTTTATGCCCAGTCTGCAACGCAGGGCGTGCTGGTGCAGGTACGCGGCGATCGACTGGAAGTAACGCCGCTCAACGACCAGATCTTGGGGGCGCCACACGCAGGATCCGGCCTGATTATCTGGTCGCACGAGGGGCAAGAACGCTGGGTGTCCTTGACGGATGGCCGACCGCCAGCCGTTGCATCCTTGGTAAGTACGGGCGTTCGATCCGGCGGTGTACGCGAAGCAGGCGCCGCCTTGGTCATGGAGTCGCGCACGTTAGATCAACTGCTGGGCGTCTCCGTCGTGCGCGGGGCGGTGCTGTTGACGCCGTCTCCCAATGCCCGGCTTCTGAACGGCCGGGTGACCTTTCGCCGCCGGCCCTCAGATCAAGGCGAATTTCCGGAAGCAACCGCCGAGATCGTGGAAGGCAATCGAGTCGTGGCCAGGCTGGCGTTTCCCCAGGGCCAGCAGACACTTAAATGGGACGACATCCCCGGTTTGCCCGGAGACATCCAGGAGGGTCTTGCAGCCGGTGAATATGTGTTTCGCTATACCGACGGTACGGGAGCGACGCCCTTTGTTGTCGAGGACGACGAAGTACGTGATTGGGTTTGGGAGCGGCCTGATGAATTGGCCCAATTGCTGGGGAGTAAAGCAGAGCCGACCTATAGGGTTGTCGCCGTCGAGCATCTGCTATCCCAGTTGGACGAGAACCAGCGTCCCCTGCCGTATTTAGCTGACGCGTTGGATTTGATCGAGGCCACCCCTGAGGCCAGGCGAACGGCCTGGATGCAGGCCGCGCGGGAGACTATTTTGGCGCGACTGTCGAGTGACCAGAAACCGGCCGACCAGTACGACGCCAGTGGGATTGAGGTCATCGACAAGGCCCAATTGCTCATCGCAAGCAGCCGCTGGTCCGAAGCTCGTGAGACCCTCAACGAGATCGGCGACACGACCGACCTGCGGACGTTGGGACTCGCCGCCATGTACCAGGCGGTCATCAGGGCCGAATCCACTGCAGCTTTGGTTGCCGAAGACTTGGACGACGCCGAGCGAAGATTCTCGGCGTCAATTTTGGCCTTGAGTACGGGCTATCCGGCCGACGCTTTTCGGGCTCGGGTGAACTTTGGAAACTACCTGGTCAATCGAGCCCAGAACCGGCTATATAACCATGCGGTGCAGGCCGCAACCGGCGTCCGCAGCCCACTGGTTCATGCGATCCTGGATTGGCAGGCGGCGCGCACGCAATATGAGGCCGCGTTGCAATTAGCCGACAACCTTCCTCCAAGGGACCTGGCCGCGGTCCAGGCAAATCTGGCCCGTCTCTATGCGTTGGCGGATGACTTGCTGGCTAGTCTTGGGGACTCCCCTGCCGAGGACGCGAGCAGTGGTGCACGGAAGTTGGCTCAGAAAATGGCGTCGAACTATGCGAAGTTGGCCAGCACGGCGACATCGGCCGAGCCGATCGTGCGGGCGGCGGCTCAGGAGACGTTTGCTCACTTGGCCTATCGCAGCGGCGATAACAAGCAATTCCGCCGCGCGGCTAACCAGGCGTTGTCGTCGTACGCCGAAGCGGGATCTTTGGCGGGATTGGAAAGTTGCCACCGGTCCTTGGGCCTCTTTTATCAACACGCGAAGAAGCGAAAGGCAAGCGAGCCCAATTCCAAGACCGCGCTGACACATTACCGGATTGCCGCCCTCATCGGGGAAATGTTGCGCGAGCGAATTGACAACGATCAGGAAGGCATGTCGCGCGCGGGGTTCTTCGCACGCCGCGCCTATGTTAACGAGCAATTGATGGAATTGCTGATCGAGCAGGGTCGCTATCGCGAGGCGCTGGGTTATGCAGAACTCGCCAAAGCCCGTTCGCTGCAGGACGTGCTGATCCACAACGGTATTCACGCCGCCGCGGGCCACGAATACCCCCTGTCACTCGACGACGAGCTGGACAACTGGCCGGCGGATACCGTGGGATTGGAATACTATCTGGGAGAAACCAACTGTTGGGTCTTCGTCGTCAGCGCTGCGGGCCGGGTCCATGCCGAACGCTTGGTCGGCCAGGACGGCAAGCCCCTTTCTTCCAGCCAGCTAATCGCCGACGTTCATCGCTATCTGGCCGGAACCAGATCGCAGGCTGCGAAGCTATATAAACAGGCCATGAGCGGCGAGGGCTTCGACAAAGGATGGCAAATCGACCTGCACCAGTTCTATCAATCCTTAATGCCCGCAAAGGCGTCAGCCGCGATCGCCGGCGCACGAAACCTGGTACTCGTTCCGCACCACATTTTGCACTACTTTCCGTTCGCCGCATTGGTGGTCGAAGTGGACGGATCGCAACGGGGCGCTTTGGAGATGCCGCAGCCAAAGTTTCTGATCGATACAGGTTCGGATATCACTTACGCGCCGTCGTTGGTCTCGTGGGGCATGTTACGGGAACGTTCGGCCGCGCCGTTGAAAAGTGTCAACGCGGTAGGAATTGTGGATTTTCAGTCCGCCACGCGGCTGCCTGGAGTTGAGATCGATCTTGAGAACTTGCATGCCGCGTTCGGCGACCGCTTAGGTCCTGTTCTGGAAGGACCGAGCGTCAGCGAAACTCGTGTCAGGCAGTTGCTCAAGACCACGGGGATGTTGTTTGTCGCTACCCATGGCATGAACGTCGCGGATCGGCCGCTGACAAGTTTTCTGCTGTGCCACAGCGACGCCGAGGACGACGGCCGGCTGACGGCGGCCGAAATCTACGCCGCGGATGTGAACGCAGGCCTGGTGGTGATGAGCGCTTGTTTTTCCGGTCTGGCTGACCGCACGCCGATGGCCGGCGACGACTTGTTTGGATTACAACGTGCTTTCTTGCGTGCGGGAGCCAACACCGTCGTGTCCGGCTTGTGGGATGTGTACGACGGAACCGGTCCCCTGCTGATGCGATCGTTCTTTGAGAAGCTGAATGATGGGGACACGGCCGTCAGTGCGTTGGCCAGTGCGCAGCGGGATTTCCTGGCAGGGCGTCGGCGGAATGGCCCGTCGGACCCTTGGATTCACCCCTATTTTTGGGCTGTCTACACCTCTGCGGGCAGCGATACGTGCCGACTGGAACCGGCCAATCGCCCTGAGTGA
- a CDS encoding DsbA family protein — protein sequence MVKHLESPVFPDFRSRRVLAAIFLLLSFGASFMLCLQHVVGLSLPGCGPASGCASLAEGPWGNIFGWPVSFAGATYFFALIMVWPWLGEAGVPMLFKWLVRLGVLGSLVFVAVMFFEQHFCLYCALTHAGNLCFWIVVETCPTAAATPWRAMGGWAAAVVLGTSVFGIAEWQVRAQADAVAHQQADESIAQITATTTSTERVGDDQGPGFTGRYRLGPEKAMIRFVVFTDYQCKDCSELELRLKPLMESRSDISLSMKHFPLCGDCNPMVKFPHFHDNACRMAQAAEAAGLLAGGEAFWRLNNWLFEHRHEYSDEELVAALPQLGFAGADQIAQFLATMSSNEVRQLIDQDVEEGMELGIDGTPVIYINGVELRGWDAEDTLDRAIAALDQAKPPARTAAADHPAGQIERRTAIWQEIAVEEKLPVEPGRWSLGPADAPVRVVLFFDYRNPYSPQLWQNLEAVCRENTEVRLDLYQFPISKVLNPRFDKLAEERYPLAADAVQMVEAAGLLGGEQAFWRMHRWVLENRETFSRQAASDAAAKEGLDAEALSAAADSPEVAQAIAADLEKALPAEVSFAPRLYIAGRKVSTASPSRELLRRLLELAGKK from the coding sequence ATGGTCAAGCATCTTGAATCACCGGTTTTCCCGGATTTCCGATCACGCCGCGTACTGGCGGCCATTTTCCTGCTGCTGAGCTTTGGTGCTTCTTTCATGCTGTGTCTGCAGCATGTGGTCGGACTAAGTTTGCCAGGCTGCGGGCCGGCGAGTGGTTGCGCTTCGTTGGCCGAAGGTCCCTGGGGAAACATCTTCGGTTGGCCCGTTTCGTTCGCCGGGGCGACGTACTTCTTCGCGCTGATCATGGTTTGGCCCTGGCTGGGCGAAGCCGGCGTGCCCATGCTTTTCAAATGGCTGGTCCGCCTGGGCGTACTGGGGTCGTTGGTCTTTGTCGCCGTCATGTTTTTCGAGCAGCACTTCTGCCTGTATTGCGCCCTGACGCACGCTGGCAATTTGTGCTTTTGGATCGTGGTCGAGACATGCCCCACTGCCGCCGCGACTCCTTGGCGAGCTATGGGCGGTTGGGCGGCCGCCGTCGTGTTGGGGACTTCCGTCTTCGGGATCGCCGAGTGGCAGGTTCGCGCTCAAGCCGACGCGGTGGCGCACCAGCAAGCGGATGAGTCCATCGCGCAAATTACCGCGACGACAACTTCCACAGAGCGAGTCGGCGACGATCAGGGTCCTGGCTTCACCGGCCGTTATCGACTCGGTCCAGAAAAGGCCATGATCCGATTTGTCGTTTTTACCGACTACCAATGCAAGGATTGCAGCGAGTTGGAGCTGCGTCTGAAGCCGCTGATGGAAAGCCGGTCGGACATCTCGCTGTCGATGAAGCACTTTCCGCTCTGCGGCGACTGCAATCCTATGGTCAAATTTCCCCACTTTCATGACAACGCTTGCCGCATGGCGCAGGCTGCGGAGGCCGCCGGTTTGCTGGCAGGCGGCGAAGCCTTCTGGCGACTAAATAACTGGCTGTTTGAACACCGCCATGAATACAGCGACGAAGAATTGGTCGCCGCCCTGCCGCAGCTTGGCTTTGCCGGTGCGGACCAGATTGCTCAATTCCTGGCGACCATGAGCAGTAACGAAGTCCGCCAGCTGATCGATCAGGACGTCGAGGAAGGAATGGAGCTGGGAATCGATGGCACGCCTGTGATCTATATCAACGGGGTCGAACTGCGCGGGTGGGACGCAGAAGATACGCTTGACCGCGCCATCGCCGCGTTAGACCAGGCCAAACCGCCGGCCCGAACGGCGGCGGCCGATCATCCTGCGGGCCAGATCGAGCGGCGAACCGCAATCTGGCAGGAAATAGCGGTCGAAGAAAAGCTTCCTGTCGAGCCCGGCCGTTGGTCACTGGGTCCAGCGGATGCGCCGGTTCGGGTGGTGCTGTTTTTCGATTACCGCAACCCTTACTCGCCGCAACTCTGGCAGAATCTAGAAGCCGTCTGCCGCGAGAATACCGAGGTGCGGCTGGACCTGTACCAGTTTCCCATCAGCAAGGTCCTGAATCCGCGATTTGACAAGCTGGCGGAAGAACGCTATCCCCTGGCCGCCGATGCGGTGCAGATGGTGGAAGCGGCCGGGCTCCTCGGCGGTGAACAGGCGTTTTGGCGGATGCACCGCTGGGTACTGGAGAACCGTGAAACGTTTTCCCGCCAGGCGGCCAGCGACGCCGCCGCGAAGGAGGGCTTGGACGCAGAAGCTTTGTCGGCCGCGGCAGATTCCCCGGAGGTGGCGCAGGCGATTGCAGCGGATCTGGAAAAGGCTCTACCAGCCGAAGTCAGCTTCGCGCCGCGGCTATATATCGCAGGCCGGAAGGTATCGACCGCATCGCCCTCGCGGGAGCTGCTGCGACGGCTGTTGGAACTGGCGGGGAAAAAGTAA
- a CDS encoding CHAT domain-containing protein, which translates to MNRNQWPARAIWPPKSTTPVEAGVNRDDGVPSALEAALLNLNPVELAVLSACETNLGELRSGKEVLGLQRAFQTAARRSTVNSLWEVEDQATPVLMIKFYCNDWEKERSRRDALREAQGWLFNDPEKFLATAVSDPITTTNLNAPVLGVVSIERRWAVTYNAPRHREFPDGQAS; encoded by the coding sequence GTGAATAGGAATCAATGGCCCGCACGGGCGATTTGGCCGCCGAAGTCAACGACACCGGTCGAAGCGGGCGTCAATCGAGACGACGGCGTCCCCTCCGCGCTGGAGGCCGCCTTGCTCAACCTGAATCCTGTTGAACTGGCGGTGCTCTCCGCCTGCGAAACCAACCTGGGCGAGCTTCGCTCGGGCAAAGAAGTTCTCGGTCTGCAGCGGGCTTTCCAGACGGCCGCCCGCCGATCGACCGTCAACAGTTTATGGGAAGTCGAAGACCAGGCGACACCAGTGCTCATGATCAAATTCTATTGTAACGATTGGGAAAAAGAGAGGTCCAGGCGGGACGCGCTGCGCGAAGCGCAGGGATGGCTTTTCAACGATCCGGAAAAATTCTTGGCGACCGCCGTGTCTGACCCCATAACGACGACGAACCTCAACGCCCCCGTTCTGGGCGTCGTTTCAATTGAGCGGAGATGGGCGGTAACCTACAATGCTCCTCGACACAGAGAGTTTCCCGATGGTCAAGCATCTTGA
- a CDS encoding aryl-sulfate sulfotransferase encodes MFRRFYWTLALSLVFSFVVAGCSNRQPESLAKNGKKDSRTIEKNQADAGKADADQGLSALAFGSRDLNAPVTLNTKIGDPSKKQVLIYYANETAPNEEDADNYEQIIGWLNADNDKDLNELAANLKNDIHTFPAVVDQEIEAIRKGAAGDKVDVVVFTNRLARSGKYYVLPASATEFEESSFETPAFKLPVYNANPLSHRDVFYAALVAVGRRFDPADHDFLLVTKSHGGDHLAMTPRIVVDASKSSREKYLGLVRAKTGKATEGAATPLPKIHVKVGLGADYQGELGADYQGELGVGGGRLGVTKSQYIETLRKVGDEMGMQFPLLFIESCKSQLDGVVLDGLRTPGVNIGRLYTSDLNGLEYQTLDYAEVFGRAADTDTFGDAMHETLFSKYKEQKENREKEKSSFRNDDENLNKQGNVGRNQNDGYTLFAPMASTVTYLIDMTGQVVNSWSSDFKPGLSAYLLPNGDLLRSKQLEDNPSFPFRGGHGGGIQRFNWEGELLWDFDYSDQYTLQHHDIEPLPNGNVLLIAWETKTAEETATAAGAPPEDASGILWADTIVEIQPQGPSGGEIVWKWSVWDHLIQDEDKSRSNYGDVSQHAELVDINFSKRRGRNWTHINGIDYNAELDQICLSVHSFSEIWIIDHSTTTEQAAGHTAGRHGKGGDLLYRWGNPAAHGAGSAEDQQLFGQHNAEWIPEGYPGAGHVLIFNNGKDREEGAYSSVDEIVLPLKNDGSYAQLANGSFGPQQPTWTYREGPEGEFFADIISGAQRLANGNTLICAGVQGAFFEVTAAGERVWQFVYDAPPAKDSTNNKKVFRATRFPANYPAFAVKNIKVALSQP; translated from the coding sequence ATGTTTCGTCGATTCTATTGGACTCTCGCTCTGTCTCTCGTATTTAGTTTCGTCGTTGCGGGCTGCAGTAACCGTCAGCCAGAGAGTTTGGCTAAAAATGGCAAGAAGGACTCCAGGACGATTGAGAAGAACCAGGCCGATGCTGGCAAGGCAGATGCTGACCAAGGGCTTTCTGCACTGGCTTTCGGATCGCGAGATCTCAATGCGCCGGTCACATTGAACACCAAGATTGGGGATCCTTCGAAGAAACAGGTGTTGATCTACTATGCCAACGAAACGGCTCCGAACGAGGAGGACGCGGACAATTACGAGCAGATCATCGGCTGGCTGAACGCGGATAACGACAAAGACCTGAACGAGCTTGCCGCGAACTTGAAAAACGACATCCACACCTTTCCGGCAGTGGTTGACCAGGAAATTGAGGCGATCAGGAAAGGGGCCGCCGGCGACAAGGTCGACGTCGTCGTATTTACCAACCGGCTCGCACGAAGCGGTAAGTATTACGTTTTGCCCGCTTCCGCAACGGAATTTGAGGAGAGCAGCTTTGAAACCCCAGCCTTCAAATTACCTGTCTACAACGCCAATCCGCTCTCGCATCGCGACGTGTTTTACGCGGCCTTGGTCGCCGTGGGCCGCAGGTTCGACCCTGCCGATCATGATTTCCTGCTCGTCACCAAGTCGCACGGCGGCGATCATCTCGCCATGACGCCGCGAATCGTCGTTGATGCGTCCAAGTCGTCTCGGGAAAAGTATCTGGGGTTGGTCCGAGCCAAAACAGGCAAGGCCACGGAAGGGGCCGCAACGCCGCTACCCAAGATCCACGTCAAAGTCGGACTGGGCGCAGATTATCAAGGCGAACTGGGCGCCGACTATCAGGGCGAACTGGGGGTAGGTGGAGGCAGATTGGGCGTGACCAAATCGCAATACATCGAAACGCTCAGGAAGGTGGGCGACGAGATGGGCATGCAGTTTCCGCTACTGTTCATTGAATCGTGTAAGAGCCAGTTAGACGGGGTAGTGCTCGACGGCCTACGAACACCGGGAGTCAACATTGGCCGCCTTTATACTTCCGACCTGAACGGCCTGGAGTATCAGACTCTCGACTACGCAGAAGTCTTTGGCCGCGCGGCCGATACCGATACTTTTGGCGATGCGATGCATGAGACACTGTTTTCCAAGTACAAGGAACAAAAGGAGAATCGAGAAAAGGAAAAAAGCTCGTTCCGCAACGACGACGAGAATCTCAACAAACAGGGAAACGTCGGACGCAACCAGAACGACGGTTACACGCTTTTTGCACCGATGGCGTCCACCGTCACGTACCTCATCGATATGACCGGCCAAGTCGTGAATTCCTGGAGTAGCGACTTTAAGCCCGGCCTCTCGGCATATCTTTTGCCCAATGGCGATTTACTGCGCTCCAAGCAATTAGAAGACAATCCGAGCTTTCCCTTTCGCGGAGGCCACGGTGGGGGCATCCAGCGGTTCAATTGGGAAGGCGAGCTGCTCTGGGATTTCGATTACTCGGACCAATACACGCTGCAACATCACGACATCGAGCCATTGCCCAACGGCAATGTGCTGCTCATCGCGTGGGAAACCAAAACAGCGGAAGAGACCGCCACTGCCGCGGGGGCGCCGCCCGAGGACGCGTCTGGAATTCTCTGGGCCGATACGATTGTCGAAATCCAGCCGCAAGGTCCGAGCGGGGGCGAGATTGTTTGGAAGTGGTCGGTCTGGGACCACCTGATCCAGGACGAAGACAAATCGAGGTCTAACTACGGCGATGTGTCGCAACACGCCGAATTAGTCGACATCAACTTTTCCAAAAGGCGCGGAAGAAACTGGACCCACATCAACGGGATCGACTACAACGCCGAGCTCGATCAGATCTGTCTCAGCGTCCACAGCTTTAGCGAGATTTGGATCATCGATCATAGTACGACCACCGAGCAAGCCGCCGGACACACGGCCGGCCGCCACGGAAAAGGCGGAGACCTGTTGTACCGCTGGGGAAACCCCGCGGCGCATGGAGCCGGCTCCGCGGAAGATCAGCAGCTCTTCGGCCAGCACAACGCCGAATGGATCCCAGAAGGCTATCCCGGCGCGGGACACGTGCTGATTTTCAACAACGGCAAAGACCGGGAGGAGGGCGCCTATTCCTCCGTGGACGAAATCGTTCTACCGTTAAAAAACGACGGCAGTTACGCACAACTTGCAAACGGAAGCTTTGGACCGCAGCAGCCAACGTGGACTTACCGTGAGGGTCCCGAAGGTGAGTTTTTCGCCGACATCATTTCCGGCGCGCAGCGACTGGCCAACGGCAACACGCTCATCTGTGCGGGCGTCCAAGGCGCCTTTTTTGAAGTGACTGCAGCAGGCGAGCGCGTCTGGCAATTTGTGTACGATGCTCCACCCGCAAAGGACAGTACGAACAACAAGAAAGTTTTTCGAGCAACACGTTTCCCAGCGAACTATCCGGCCTTCGCCGTGAAGAACATCAAAGTCGCGTTAAGTCAGCCGTAA
- a CDS encoding transposase, which translates to MIVPEKIVYELADRQQAIAAGGLGALVQTARRLGLRQAINNSITLLKLHRPYDEADHVLNIALNLLAGGGCLEHLEDRRCDEAYLNALGAERIPDPTTAGDFCRRFQEIDILRLMNGFNQVRERVWKEQPDAFFDCAIIEADGTQVQTSAEKKQGIGINYKGKWGYHPLVVTLANTREPLFIVNRSGNRPSHENAAFFFDLAVERCRKAGFRKVVLRGDTDFALTENFDRWSEQNVEFVFGIDAMPRLVGIAENLQETAWKTLRRRRTTTSQKRAKRPRYKERIVEQNGYLYKKRNSSSVRCRRRWTTC; encoded by the coding sequence ATGATCGTTCCCGAGAAAATCGTTTACGAACTGGCCGACCGCCAGCAAGCGATCGCCGCCGGCGGGCTGGGCGCCCTGGTGCAGACGGCGCGGCGGCTGGGCTTGCGGCAGGCGATCAACAATTCGATCACGCTGCTCAAGTTGCATCGTCCGTACGATGAGGCCGATCATGTGCTCAACATCGCCCTGAACCTGCTGGCCGGCGGCGGTTGCCTGGAGCATCTCGAAGACCGCCGTTGCGACGAGGCGTATCTCAACGCACTCGGCGCGGAGCGGATTCCCGATCCGACGACTGCTGGCGACTTCTGCCGCCGCTTTCAAGAGATAGATATCCTGCGGTTGATGAATGGCTTCAATCAGGTCCGCGAGCGGGTCTGGAAAGAGCAGCCCGACGCGTTCTTCGACTGCGCCATCATCGAGGCCGACGGCACCCAGGTGCAGACCTCGGCCGAGAAGAAACAGGGCATCGGCATCAACTATAAAGGGAAGTGGGGCTATCATCCGCTGGTCGTCACGCTGGCCAACACCCGCGAGCCGCTGTTCATCGTCAACCGCAGCGGCAATCGTCCCAGCCATGAAAACGCCGCGTTCTTCTTCGACCTGGCGGTCGAGCGCTGTCGCAAAGCGGGCTTCCGCAAAGTGGTCTTGCGAGGCGACACGGACTTCGCCCTGACCGAGAACTTCGACCGCTGGAGCGAGCAGAACGTTGAGTTTGTGTTCGGGATCGACGCCATGCCCAGGCTGGTCGGAATCGCGGAAAACCTCCAAGAAACCGCCTGGAAAACGCTTCGCCGCCGACGCACAACGACATCGCAAAAGCGAGCCAAGCGGCCGCGCTACAAAGAGCGAATCGTCGAGCAGAACGGCTACCTCTACAAGAAGCGTAACTCAAGCAGTGTGCGTTGTCGGCGCCGCTGGACAACCTGCTGA
- a CDS encoding sigma-70 family RNA polymerase sigma factor has protein sequence MDTTSVSLLRRLQQPHEETAWQRFVDLYAPLVFHWGKRQGLRVEDAADLVQEVMATLVEKLPQFQYDPQRRFRGWLRTITRSKANDLHRRNKALPQTGQEQSLQNVSAAEGDLFEEAEYGRFLIRQAMMLSQTEFPPHYWQASWKQIVEGLSVAQTARDLNISPTAVRVAKYRVLNHLRNELEGLLE, from the coding sequence ATGGACACCACATCGGTTAGTCTCCTGCGGCGACTGCAACAACCTCACGAAGAGACCGCCTGGCAGCGGTTTGTGGATCTGTATGCGCCACTGGTGTTTCATTGGGGGAAGAGGCAGGGGCTGAGAGTGGAGGACGCCGCCGATCTAGTCCAGGAGGTGATGGCGACGCTGGTCGAGAAACTGCCCCAGTTTCAATATGACCCCCAGCGTCGTTTCCGCGGCTGGTTGCGGACGATCACCCGCAGCAAAGCCAACGACTTGCACCGGCGCAACAAAGCTCTACCGCAAACCGGCCAGGAGCAATCGTTGCAGAACGTTTCGGCGGCGGAGGGCGATCTGTTCGAGGAGGCGGAATACGGCCGCTTTCTCATCCGGCAAGCGATGATGCTGAGCCAAACCGAGTTCCCGCCGCATTACTGGCAGGCGAGCTGGAAGCAGATCGTCGAGGGCCTCTCGGTGGCCCAGACGGCTCGCGATCTCAATATCTCCCCGACGGCCGTGCGTGTCGCTAAGTATCGAGTTTTGAATCACTTACGGAACGAACTCGAAGGTTTGCTGGAATAA